One genomic region from candidate division KSB1 bacterium encodes:
- a CDS encoding tetratricopeptide repeat protein gives MIKPLLLVIHLAVFLSISCSSKTDESPELIARSEFLLHQGETALRQNEFDFALMLADSAKKLTPQSSNVYFLYARIYSELGQWQKAEAAYRQVLKLEPSYRGVWNNLGNNAYRQQEYRRAIGYYQKELAINPAAIPWRGMGRAYVELGKVDSAAYAFQNAIARDSLYAPAHFSLALLLEDEGEIDKALWHARKASQIEKDNLEYRYLVGELLVRSRKYEEALALLREVVDKMPWYRGAQYNYGQALANLGRQEEAKKYLDEAERVRAEDAKIEHLQNTIRSLPNDPMAHATLAFALRRVGRYNDAMHAYKVAAYLAPSNMDIQNNIANLYLIKGDTTAAINQYQMILRHDPSLVDIWMNLGVVYAISKNFAAARHAWQKALQLAPDHPAAKAYLARLPNTPQLN, from the coding sequence ATGATCAAGCCGTTATTGCTTGTTATTCATCTTGCCGTCTTTCTCAGTATAAGTTGCAGCTCTAAAACCGACGAATCTCCCGAGCTGATCGCCCGCAGCGAATTTTTGTTGCACCAGGGCGAGACGGCGCTGCGTCAAAATGAATTTGATTTTGCCCTGATGCTGGCCGACAGCGCGAAAAAGCTCACGCCTCAAAGCTCAAACGTTTACTTCCTGTACGCGCGCATTTATTCGGAACTGGGCCAGTGGCAAAAAGCTGAAGCGGCTTACCGCCAAGTTCTTAAATTGGAGCCAAGTTATCGCGGCGTCTGGAACAATCTCGGCAACAACGCCTATCGCCAGCAGGAGTATCGCCGGGCCATCGGCTATTATCAAAAAGAATTGGCGATCAATCCGGCGGCGATTCCGTGGCGCGGCATGGGCCGCGCTTACGTCGAGCTGGGAAAAGTCGACAGCGCGGCATACGCCTTTCAAAACGCGATTGCCCGCGACAGCCTCTACGCGCCGGCGCATTTCAGTCTGGCCTTGCTGCTCGAAGACGAAGGCGAAATTGACAAGGCGTTGTGGCATGCGCGAAAAGCCTCGCAAATCGAAAAGGATAATTTGGAATATCGCTATCTCGTCGGCGAGCTTTTGGTGAGAAGCCGGAAATACGAAGAGGCGCTGGCGCTTTTGCGCGAAGTCGTCGACAAGATGCCATGGTATCGCGGCGCGCAATATAACTATGGCCAGGCGTTGGCGAATCTTGGCCGCCAGGAGGAGGCAAAAAAGTATCTCGACGAAGCCGAGCGGGTGCGCGCCGAAGACGCCAAAATCGAGCACTTGCAAAATACCATTCGCTCGCTGCCGAACGATCCGATGGCGCATGCCACGCTGGCGTTTGCGCTGCGCCGCGTCGGTCGCTACAACGACGCCATGCACGCCTACAAAGTCGCCGCGTATCTCGCGCCCAGCAACATGGACATTCAAAACAATATTGCCAATTTATATTTGATCAAAGGCGACACCACGGCGGCCATCAACCAATATCAAATGATTCTGCGGCACGATCCCTCGCTGGTGGACATTTGGATGAATCTCGGCGTCGTATACGCCATTTCCAAAAACTTTGCGGCGGCGCGCCACGCCTGGCAAAAGGCGTTGCAGCTCGCGCCGGATCACCCGGCGGCCAAAGCGTATTTGGCGAGGCTGCCGAATACGCCACAACTCAATTAG
- a CDS encoding creatininase family protein: MPGRPFVLAEATWKTVKETAYEVAVLPWGATEAHNYHLPYATDNIESERIAVEATRLAWEQGARVIALPTVPFGVNTGQLDIKLTLNMNPSTQLAVLNDIATSLARQRIPKLVVLNGHGGNDFKQMIRQLLPKHDLFICTLDWYRCLDLAEFFSDTGDHAGEMETSLMQYLAPELVLPLSEAGDGAARKFSVRAFREGWAWTQRDWLRVTKDTGIGNPQAATPEKGRLYFETLTQKIAGFLVELTKADRRNLYAD; encoded by the coding sequence ATGCCCGGCCGCCCTTTTGTTTTGGCAGAAGCAACCTGGAAAACCGTCAAAGAAACCGCTTATGAAGTCGCCGTCTTGCCGTGGGGCGCGACGGAAGCCCACAATTATCATCTGCCCTACGCCACGGATAATATCGAAAGCGAACGCATTGCGGTGGAGGCAACGCGTTTGGCGTGGGAACAGGGCGCCCGCGTGATCGCTTTGCCAACCGTGCCGTTCGGCGTCAATACCGGCCAGCTCGATATCAAGCTTACGCTCAACATGAACCCGAGCACACAGCTCGCGGTGCTCAATGATATCGCCACCTCGTTGGCGCGGCAACGCATTCCGAAACTCGTCGTGCTGAATGGGCATGGCGGCAACGATTTCAAACAAATGATCCGCCAGTTGCTGCCGAAACATGATCTCTTTATTTGCACGCTGGACTGGTATCGCTGCCTCGATCTTGCGGAATTTTTCAGCGACACCGGCGATCACGCCGGCGAAATGGAAACGAGCTTGATGCAATATCTTGCGCCGGAATTGGTTCTGCCGCTTTCCGAAGCCGGCGACGGCGCCGCAAGAAAATTCAGCGTGCGCGCCTTCCGCGAGGGCTGGGCCTGGACGCAGCGCGATTGGCTGCGCGTGACGAAAGACACCGGCATCGGCAATCCCCAAGCCGCAACGCCGGAAAAAGGCAGGCTTTATTTTGAAACGCTCACGCAAAAGATCGCCGGTTTTTTGGTGGAGCTGACAAAGGCCGATCGCCGGAATCTTTATGCGGATTAA
- a CDS encoding type II toxin-antitoxin system Phd/YefM family antitoxin codes for MAYLYWRWYVIPGDRQKLKEVFLMLEFLQRNTITIADLQAKTNKIIAETKRSGQPFLITKDGKPMALLWDVKKFLMTLPPKILPAKLRLVKLILLPEECKI; via the coding sequence ATGGCCTATTTATATTGGCGATGGTATGTGATTCCGGGCGATCGACAAAAACTCAAGGAGGTTTTTCTCATGCTGGAGTTTCTTCAAAGAAACACGATAACGATTGCCGACCTTCAAGCGAAAACGAATAAAATTATTGCAGAGACCAAACGCTCCGGCCAACCATTCTTGATTACCAAAGATGGCAAACCCATGGCTTTGCTTTGGGATGTCAAAAAGTTTTTAATGACCTTGCCGCCGAAAATCTTGCCCGCCAAATTGCGGTTGGTGAAGCTGATATTGCTGCCGGAAGAGTGCAAGATTTAG